A genomic region of Sciurus carolinensis chromosome 7, mSciCar1.2, whole genome shotgun sequence contains the following coding sequences:
- the Vnn1 gene encoding pantetheinase isoform X2: MITSQLLAYVAISVFCVLKASSLDTFIAAVYEHAVILPDTTPTPVSREEALVFMNRNLDVLEGAIKSAASQGAHIIVTPEDGIYGYNFSRESIYPYLEDIPDPQVNWVPCNNPNRFGYNPVQERLSCLAKNNSIYVVANIGDKKSCNASDPQCPPDGRYQYNTNVVFDSQGKLVARYHKQNLFLGEEQFNAPKKPEMVTFDTTFGKFGIFTCFDILFHDPAVALVKDLHVDTILFPTAWMNVLPHLSAVEFHSAWAMGMGVNFLASNIHHPSNRMTGSGIYAPDFPKAFHYDMKTQDGKLIISTLDSHPAHSTVNWASYASRIDAFPAGNQQFKGTVFFDEFTFVELTEITGNYTVCQKDLCCHLSYKMSEKRSDEVYALGAFDGLHVVEGSYYLQICTLLKCETTDLRTCGGSVDTASTRFDSFSLSGTFRTQYVFPEVLLSDVQLAPKEFQVSSDGRLFSLKPTSGPLLTVTLFGRVYEKDPATSGSPDLTEYAGRIIVMF, translated from the exons ATGATCACTTCTCAGTTGCTGGCTTATGTGGCAATTTCGGTTTTCTGTGTCTTAAAAGCCAGCTCCTTGGATACTTTTATTGCAGCTGTTTATGAACATGCAGTGATACTGCCTGATACTACCCCGACCCCAGTGTCTCGTGAAGAAGCCTTGGTATTCATGAATCGAAATCTTGATGTTTTGGAAGGAGCAATCAAATCAGCAGCAAGTCAG GGCGCACATATAATTGTGACTCCAGAAGATGGCATTTATGGTTACAATTTCAGCAGGGAGTCTATCTACCCATACTTGGAGGATATCCCCGACCCTCAGGTGAACTGGGTCCCCTGTAATAATCCTAACAG ATTTGGCTACAATCCAGTACAAGAAAGACTCAGCTGCCTGGCCAAGAATAACTCTATCTATGTGGTGGCAAATATAGGGGACAAGAAGTCATGCAATGCCAGTGATCCTCAATGTCCCCCTGATGGCCGTTACCAATATAACACTAATGTGGTGTTTGATTCTCAGGGAAAACTGGTGGCACGCTATCATAAG CAAAACCTTTTCTTGGGTGAAGAGCAATTCAATGCACCCAAAAAGCCTGAGATGGTGACATTTGATACCACCTTTGGAAAGTTTGGCATTTTCACTTGCTTTGATATCCTCTTCCATGATCCTGCTGTTGCCCTGGTGAAAGATCTCCATGTGGACACCATACTCTTCCCAACCGCTTGGATGAATGTCCTGCCACATTTGTCAGCTGTTGAGTTCCACTCAGCTTGGGCTATGGGCATGGGAGTCAATTTCCTTGCATCTAATATACATCACCCCTCAAATAGAATGACAG GAAGTGGCATTTATGCCCCTGATTTCCCTAAAGCATTTCATTATGATATGAAGACACAAGACGGAAAACTTATCATCTCAACACTGGATTCCCATCCAGCCCATTCCACAGTGAATTGGGCTTCTTATGCCAGCAGGATAGATGCATTCCCAGCAGGAAACCAGCAGTTCAAGGGTACTGTCTTTTTTGATGAATTCACCTTTGTGGAGCTCACAGAAATCACAGGAAATTACACAGTTTGTCAAAAAGATCTCTGCTGTCATCTAAGCTACAAGATGTCTGAAAAGAGATCAGATGAAGTTTATGCCCTAGGGGCATTTGATGGACTGCACGTTGTTGAAGGGAGCTATTACCTACAG ATTTGTACTCTGCTGAAATGTGAGACCACTGACTTGCGCACCTGTGGTGGTTCAGTTGACACAGCTTCCACCAGGTTTGACTCGTTCTCCCTCAGTGGCACTTTCAGAACCCAGTATGTCTTCCCTGAGGTATTGCTGAGTGACGTTCAGCTTGCACCTAAAGAATTTCAG GTGTCAAGTGATGGACGTTTGTTTAGCCTGAAGCCAACATCTGGACCTCTGTTAACGGTCACTCTCTTCGGGAGAGTGTATGAGAAGGATCCAGCAACAAGTGGGTCACCTGACCTGACAGAGTATGCAGGAAGAATAAT TGTGATGTTCTGA
- the Vnn1 gene encoding pantetheinase isoform X1, with protein MITSQLLAYVAISVFCVLKASSLDTFIAAVYEHAVILPDTTPTPVSREEALVFMNRNLDVLEGAIKSAASQGAHIIVTPEDGIYGYNFSRESIYPYLEDIPDPQVNWVPCNNPNRFGYNPVQERLSCLAKNNSIYVVANIGDKKSCNASDPQCPPDGRYQYNTNVVFDSQGKLVARYHKQNLFLGEEQFNAPKKPEMVTFDTTFGKFGIFTCFDILFHDPAVALVKDLHVDTILFPTAWMNVLPHLSAVEFHSAWAMGMGVNFLASNIHHPSNRMTGSGIYAPDFPKAFHYDMKTQDGKLIISTLDSHPAHSTVNWASYASRIDAFPAGNQQFKGTVFFDEFTFVELTEITGNYTVCQKDLCCHLSYKMSEKRSDEVYALGAFDGLHVVEGSYYLQICTLLKCETTDLRTCGGSVDTASTRFDSFSLSGTFRTQYVFPEVLLSDVQLAPKEFQVSSDGRLFSLKPTSGPLLTVTLFGRVYEKDPATSGSPDLTEYAGRIMLVVMTPIVYSLCW; from the exons ATGATCACTTCTCAGTTGCTGGCTTATGTGGCAATTTCGGTTTTCTGTGTCTTAAAAGCCAGCTCCTTGGATACTTTTATTGCAGCTGTTTATGAACATGCAGTGATACTGCCTGATACTACCCCGACCCCAGTGTCTCGTGAAGAAGCCTTGGTATTCATGAATCGAAATCTTGATGTTTTGGAAGGAGCAATCAAATCAGCAGCAAGTCAG GGCGCACATATAATTGTGACTCCAGAAGATGGCATTTATGGTTACAATTTCAGCAGGGAGTCTATCTACCCATACTTGGAGGATATCCCCGACCCTCAGGTGAACTGGGTCCCCTGTAATAATCCTAACAG ATTTGGCTACAATCCAGTACAAGAAAGACTCAGCTGCCTGGCCAAGAATAACTCTATCTATGTGGTGGCAAATATAGGGGACAAGAAGTCATGCAATGCCAGTGATCCTCAATGTCCCCCTGATGGCCGTTACCAATATAACACTAATGTGGTGTTTGATTCTCAGGGAAAACTGGTGGCACGCTATCATAAG CAAAACCTTTTCTTGGGTGAAGAGCAATTCAATGCACCCAAAAAGCCTGAGATGGTGACATTTGATACCACCTTTGGAAAGTTTGGCATTTTCACTTGCTTTGATATCCTCTTCCATGATCCTGCTGTTGCCCTGGTGAAAGATCTCCATGTGGACACCATACTCTTCCCAACCGCTTGGATGAATGTCCTGCCACATTTGTCAGCTGTTGAGTTCCACTCAGCTTGGGCTATGGGCATGGGAGTCAATTTCCTTGCATCTAATATACATCACCCCTCAAATAGAATGACAG GAAGTGGCATTTATGCCCCTGATTTCCCTAAAGCATTTCATTATGATATGAAGACACAAGACGGAAAACTTATCATCTCAACACTGGATTCCCATCCAGCCCATTCCACAGTGAATTGGGCTTCTTATGCCAGCAGGATAGATGCATTCCCAGCAGGAAACCAGCAGTTCAAGGGTACTGTCTTTTTTGATGAATTCACCTTTGTGGAGCTCACAGAAATCACAGGAAATTACACAGTTTGTCAAAAAGATCTCTGCTGTCATCTAAGCTACAAGATGTCTGAAAAGAGATCAGATGAAGTTTATGCCCTAGGGGCATTTGATGGACTGCACGTTGTTGAAGGGAGCTATTACCTACAG ATTTGTACTCTGCTGAAATGTGAGACCACTGACTTGCGCACCTGTGGTGGTTCAGTTGACACAGCTTCCACCAGGTTTGACTCGTTCTCCCTCAGTGGCACTTTCAGAACCCAGTATGTCTTCCCTGAGGTATTGCTGAGTGACGTTCAGCTTGCACCTAAAGAATTTCAG GTGTCAAGTGATGGACGTTTGTTTAGCCTGAAGCCAACATCTGGACCTCTGTTAACGGTCACTCTCTTCGGGAGAGTGTATGAGAAGGATCCAGCAACAAGTGGGTCACCTGACCTGACAGAGTATGCAGGAAGAATAATGTTAGTAGTTATGACACCTATTGTGTACTCATTATGTTGGTAG
- the LOC124988630 gene encoding vascular non-inflammatory molecule 3-like has protein sequence MIALRFSKCVVIFAFLVPSVCALDTFIAAVYEHAVILPNRTEKPVSKEEALLLMNKNIDVLEKAVKLAAKQGAHIIVTPEDGIYGWVFTRESIYPYLEDIPAPEVNWIPCRDPQRFGYTPVQERLSCLAKDNSIYVVVNIGDKKPCNASDPHCPPDGRYQYNTDVVFDSKGRLVARYHKYNLFAPEIQFDFPTDPELVTFDTPFGKFGIFTCFDIFSHHPAVAVVNEFQVDSVLYPTAWYNTLPLLSAVPFHSAWARAMGVNLLAANTHNTSMHMTGSGIYAPEAVKVYHYDMETESGQLMLSELKSQPRSDPAYPAAIDWGAYAKSVKPFPSDQLDFPGMIYFDKFTFTELKENMGNYTVCQKDLCCHLSYKMSENRADEVYALGAFDGLHTVEGQYYLQICTFLKCQTTALRTCGEPVGSAFTKFEEFSLSGTFATSYVFPQIVLSGSQLAPERHYEVSRDGRLRSRSGAPLPVLVTALYGRVFEKDPPRLGQGPGKLQ, from the exons ATGATTGCATTGCGTTTTTCAAAATGTGTGGTGATCTTTGCCTTTTTGGTTCCAAGTGTTTGTGCACTGGACACTTTCATTGCTGCAGTGTATGAGCATGCTGTTATATTaccaaacagaacagaaaaaccTGTTTCAAAGGAAGAAGCTTTGCTCCTGATGAACAAGAACATAGATGTGTTAGAGAAAGCTGTCAAGCTGGCAGCCAAGCAG GGTGCTCACATCATTGTAACCCCAGAAGATGGAATCTATGGTTGGGTCTTCACCAGGGAGAGCATTTACCCCTATTTGGAAGATATACCTGCCCCTGAAGTGAACTGGATTCCGTGTAGAGATCCCCAGAG GTTTGGCTATACACCTGTGCAAGAGAGACTCAGCTGCCTTGCCAAAGACAACTCTATCTATGTGGTGGTAAATATTGGGGACAAGAAACCATGCAATGCCAGTGACCCTCACTGTCCCCCTGATGGCCGTTACCAGTACAACACTGATGTGGTGTTTGATTCTAAGGGTAGGCTGGTAGCTCGCTACCATAAG TACAATCTTTTTGCCCCAGAAATTCAGTTCGATTTCCCTACGGATCCAGAACTGGTGACTTTCGACACTCCCTTTGGGAAGTTTGGCATCTTCACttgctttgatattttttctcACCACCCAGCTGTGGCGGTGGTGAATGAGTTCCAGGTGGACAGTGTTCTCTACCCCACGGCCTGGTACAACACACTGCCCCTCCTCTCTGCTGTCCCATTCCATTCGGCCTGGGCTAGAGCCATGGGCGTCAACCTGCTGGCTGCAAATACCCACAACACCAGCATGCACATGACAG GGAGTGGAATCTATGCCCCAGAAGCGGTCAAGGTGTATCACTATGACATGGAAACAGAAAGCGGCCAACTGATGCTCTCAGAGTTGAAGTCTCAGCCCCGTAGTGATCCCGCCTACCCTGCAGCCATTGACTGGGGTGCTTATGCCAAAAGTGTCAAGCCCTTCCCTTCCGATCAGCTGGATTTTCCAGGGATGATTTATTTTGATAAGTTCACCTTCACTGAGCTTAAAGAAAACATGGGAAATTACACAGTTTGCCAGAAGGACCTGTGTTGTCACTTATCGTACAAGATGTCTGAGAATCGAGCCGATGAGGTCTATGCCCTGGGCGCTTTTGATGGACTGCACACCGTAGAAGGCCAATACTATTTACAG aTATGTACATTCCTGAAATGCCAAACCACAGCCCTGAGAACTTGCGGGGAGCCCGTGGGGTCAGCTTTTACCAAGTTTGAAGAGTTCTCCCTCAGCGGCACATTTGCCACGAGCTACGTTTTCCCACAGATCGTCCTGAGTGGGAGTCAGCTTGCCCCTGAAAGACATTACGAG GTTTCGAGAGATGGACGTCTAAGGAGCAGAAGTGGAGCCCCTTTGCCTGTCTTAGTTACGGCCCTCTATGGAAGAGTGTTTGAGAAGGACCCTCCACGCTTAGGGCAGGGACCTGGGAAGTTACAGTGA